A window of the Camelus dromedarius isolate mCamDro1 chromosome 5, mCamDro1.pat, whole genome shotgun sequence genome harbors these coding sequences:
- the GPR68 gene encoding ovarian cancer G-protein coupled receptor 1: protein MRGEAPSGPKMGNISADNASLSCAIDHTIHQTLAPVVYVTVLVVGFPANCLSLYFGYLQIKARNELGVYLCNLTVADLFYICSLPFWLQYVLQHDHWSHGDLSCQVCGILLYENIYISVGFLCCISIDRYLAVAHPFRFHQFRTLKAAVAVSVVIWVKELLTSIYFLMHKEVVEDEDQHRVCFEHYPLEPRQRGINYYRFLVGFLFPLCLLLASYRGILRAVRRSHGTQKSRKDQIQRLVLSTVVIFLACFLPYHVLLLVRSLWESSCDFAKGVFNAYHFSLLLTSFNCVADPVLYCFVSETTHRDLARLRGACLAFLTCARTGRAREAYPLGAPEASGKSEEPELLAKLHPAFQNPHPSGARGCPVGGLA from the coding sequence ATGAGGGGTGAGGCCCCTTCAGGCCCAAAGATGGGGAACATCAGTGCAGACAACGCCTCGCTGAGCTGTGCCATTGACCACACCATCCACCAGACGCTGGCCCCGGTGGTCTATGTCACCGTGCTGGTGGTGGGCTTCCCGGCCAACTGCCTGTCCCTCTACTTTGGCTACCTGCAGATCAAGGCTCGGAATGAGCTGGGTGTGTACCTGTGCAACCTGACGGTGGCCGACCTCTTCTACATCTGTTCGCTCCCCTTCTGGCTGCAGTATGTGCTGCAGCACGACCACTGGTCCCACGGCGACCTGTCCTGCCAGGTGTGCGGCATCCTCCTGTACGAGAACATCTACATCAGCGTGGGCTTCCTCTGCTGCATCTCCATCGACCGCTACCTGGCCGTGGCCCACCCCTTCCGCTTCCACCAGTTCCGCACCCTGAAGGCCGCCGTGGCCGTGAGCGTGGTCATCTGGGTCAAGGAGCTGCTGACCAGCATCTACTTCCTCATGCACAAGGAGGTGGTGGAGGACGAGGACCAGCACCGCGTCTGCTTCGAGCACTACCCGCTGGAGCCGCGGCAGCGTGGCATCAACTACTACCGCTTCCTGGTGGgcttcctcttccccctctgcCTGCTGCTGGCCTCCTACCGGGGCATCCTGCGGGCCGTGCGCCGCAGCCACGGCACCCAGAAGAGCCGCAAGGACCAGATCCAGCGGCTGGTGCTCAGCACCGTGGTCATCTTCCTGGCCTGCTTCCTGCCCTACCACGTGCTGCTGCTCGTGCGCAGCCTCTGGGAGTCCAGCTGCGACTTCGCCAAGGGCGTCTTCAACGCCTaccacttctccctcctcctcaccagCTTCAACTGCGTGGCCGACCCCGTGCTCTACTGCTTCGTCAGCGAGACCACGCACCGGGACTTGGCCCGCCTCCGCGGGGCCTGCCTGGCCTTCCTCACCTGCGCCCGGACCGGCCGCGCCCGGGAGGCCTACCCGCTGGGCGCCCCCGAGGCCTCCGGGAAGAGCGAGGAGCCCGAGCTGCTGGCGAAGCTCCACCCGGCCTTCCAGAACCCGCACCCGTCCGGAGCAAGAGGGTGCCCCGTGGGCGGGCTGGCTTAG